In Ipomoea triloba cultivar NCNSP0323 chromosome 7, ASM357664v1, a single genomic region encodes these proteins:
- the LOC116025293 gene encoding protein disulfide-isomerase-like, translated as MARKKVFSGILAILSVLLAVSVASVAGEEKEYVLTLDHTNFSETVSKHNFIVVEFYAPWCGHCKKLAPEYEKAASVLSSHDPPVTLAKVDANEDSNRDLASQYEVQGFPTIKILRDGGKTVQDYKGPREADGIVTYLKKQVGPASSEIKSKEDAANIIDEKKVFVVGVFQEFSGEKFENFISLAEKLRSDYDFGHTLDAKLLPSGEPVDKPTLRLLKPFDELFADFQDFQVDAMEKFIGEASTPIITIFDQNPENHPYVNKFFDSPNDKAMLFVNFSSELSAFKSKYNDVAVLYKGKGVSFLLGDLETSGGALQYFGLKEDQAPVIVIQDKDQQKFIKPNVEPDQLATWVKDYKEGKVEPFIRSEPIPEVNNEPVKVVVSDSLENMVFKSGKNVLLEIYAPWCGHCKKLAPILDEVAVSFENDPDVMIAKLDGTANDIPGKKFDVQGYPTVYFISATGNITPYEGDRTKDDIIDFIQKNRDKPLQSDSIKSDSVKEESAKDEL; from the exons ATGGCGAGGAAGAAGGTTTTCAGTGGCATTTTGGCGATTCTTTCGGTTCTCCTCGCCGTGTCCGTTGCGTCAGTGGCGGGAGAGGAGAAGGAGTACGTGTTGACTTTGGATCACACCAACTTCTCCGAGACTGTGTCCAAACACAATTTCATCGTCGTCGAGTTCTATGCGCCTTG GTGTGGGCACTGCAAGAAACTTGCTCCAGAG TATGAGAAAGCTGCCTCTGTGTTGAGTAGTCATGATCCTCCCGTCACTCTAGCAAAAGTTGATGCAAATGAGGACTCAAACAGAGATCTAGCAAGCCAATATGAGGTCCAGGGTTTCCCAACCATTAAGATCTTACGTGATGGAGGAAAGACAGTTCAAGATTATAAAGGTCCTCGTGAAGCTGATGGTATAGTTACTTATTTGAAAAAGCAAGTGGGTCCTGCATCATCTGAAATCAAGTCGAAGGAAGATGCTGCTAATATAATTGATGAGAAAAAAGTTTTTGTT GTTGGTGTTTTTCAAGAATTTTCTGGAGAGAAGTTTGAAAACTTCATAAGTTTGGCTGAAAAGTTACGCTCTGACTATGATTTTGGCCACACACTTGATGCCAAACTCCTCCCTAGTGGCGAGCCAGTTGATAAGCCCACTCTACGTCTTCTTAAACCATTTGATGAGCTTTTTGCTGATTTCCAG GACTTCCAAGTTGATGCAATGGAGAAGTTCATTGGTGAAGCTAGTACTCCTATTATCACTATTTTTGACCAAAACCCAGAGAATCATCCATATGTTAACAAGTTTTTTGATAGTCCCAATGATAAG gCAATGCTTTTTGTGAACTTCAGTAGTGAGCTCAGTGCTTTCAAATCCAAATACAATGATGTAGCTGTGCTTTATAAGGGAAAGGGAGTTAGCTTTCTGTTGGGAGATCTCGAGACCAGCGGTGGTGCACTTCAG TACTTTGGACTGAAGGAAGATCAGGCACCTGTAATCGTAATACAGGACAAGGATCAGCAAAAATTCATTAAACCAAATGTGGAACCAGATCAACTTGCAACTTGGGTTAAGGACTACAAG GAGGGGAAGGTGGAGCCATTTATTAGATCGGAGCCTATCCCAGAAGTTAATAATGAACCAGTGAAGGTTGTTGTTTCTGATAGCCTTGAGAACATGGTTTTCAAGTCAGGGAAGAATG TCCTGCTGGAAATCTATGCACCTTGGTGTGGCCACTGCAAGAAGCTAGCTCCAATCTTGGATGAAGTAGCAGTGTCGTTTGAGAATGATCCTGATGTCATGATAGCGAAACTG GATGGAACTGCAAATGATATCCCTGGCAAAAAATTTGATGTTCAAGGATACCCAACTGTGTACTTCATATCTGCAACGGGTAACATAACACCATATGAAGGTGACAGAACAAAAGATGACATTATTGACTTTATCCAGAAGAACAGGGATAAACCTCTTCAGTCAGACTCCATTAAATCAGATTCAGTGAAAGAAGAATCCGCCAAGGATGAGCTGTAA
- the LOC116026216 gene encoding ABC transporter B family member 27-like, with amino-acid sequence MADDGGCSRRSRLSGLDSAVASRDDGVQLNVGVSNGAFVPPKYGGTIINIVSRDTRTHEQQAEALDDVKNTVLAIVLKVVIGYEHLHL; translated from the exons ATGGCGGATGACGGTGGTTGCAGTCGGCGATCGAGGCTGTCCGGTCTAGACTCGGCGGTGGCGAGTCGAG ATGATGGGGTTCAATTAAATGTTGGGGTATCGAACGGTGCGTTTGTTCCG CCAAAATATGGTGGCACAATAATTAACATTGTATCAAGAGACACAAGGACTCATGAGCAGCAAGCTGAAGCATTAGATGATGTCAAAAACACTGTGCTGGCTATTGTCTTAAAAGTTGTTATAGGGTATGAACATCTTCACTTATAA
- the LOC116024089 gene encoding protein DOG1-like 3, producing MGESEGFQKFFECWLVEQKRDLEQLVSAVKTHRQDGRSNTNQGGEDNHNHNHLRPLIQRVINHYEHYYKVKSRYGKRDVIAMLTPSWRSKIEDAFMWIGGWRPSMAFHLLYSKSGLQLEPRLSELLSGLKTGDLGDLSPDQLTRIDELQRKTIREEKELDEKHAQVQESVADASMVELSHMVTELTRAGDETMEEHGLQDERVASALAPKEKAMVDILQKADDLRLSTLKEVVNILNLIQAAHFLTAAAELHLRFHEWGMKRDAAAAAAVHHHA from the coding sequence ATGGGTGAGAGTGAGGGATTCCAAAAATTCTTCGAGTGTTGGCTTGTTGAGCAAAAACGAGACCTCGAACAACTTGTATCTGCCGTTAAGACTCACCGTCAAGACGGCAGAAGCAATACTAATCAGGGTGGCGAGGACAACCACAACCACAATCACCTGCGTCCTCTCATTCAACGTGTGATCAACCACTACGAGCATTATTACAAAGTTAAATCCAGATACGGGAAGCGGGACGTCATAGCAATGTTAACCCCCTCGTGGAGGAGCAAAATAGAGGACGCTTTCATGTGGATTGGAGGATGGAGGCCTTCTATGGCTTTCCATCTTCTCTACTCCAAGTCCGGCCTACAACTTGAGCCAAGGCTCTCAGAGCTACTCAGTGGTCTCAAGACGGGAGACTTGGGAGACCTTTCTCCCGATCAACTCACCCGCATAGACGAGTTGCAGAGGAAGACGATAAGGGAAGAAAAAGAGCTGGACGAGAAGCACGCCCAGGTGCAGGAGTCGGTGGCTGATGCTTCCATGGTCGAGTTGTCACACATGGTGACCGAGTTAACAAGGGCTGGTGACGAAACAATGGAGGAACATGGACTCCAAGATGAACGAGTTGCTTCAGCTCTGGCACCCAAGGAGAAAGCAATGGTAGATATCCTTCAGAAGGCGGATGATCTTCGACTTAGTACGCTCAAGGAAGTGGTCAACATTCTAAATTTAATCCAGGCTGCACATTTCTTGACTGCTGCTGCCGAGCTGCACTTGAGATTTCACGAATGGGGAATGAAGAGggacgccgccgccgccgctgctgTGCACCACCACGCTTGA